AATCTTGGCAGTTTTATTTAAATTTACAACCAAGGCGCAAAGCTCGGCAAACCCCTCTTTACAAGCCTTTTTATCAGCTGTTAAAACCCATGTTTGAAAGACTGTGTTGTTGCCTGGTGTCTGCGTGACTTCCTGTGAATTTACGCTCATTTTTTCTCCTTTTTAAAATTTTATGCAATATTTTCTAAATTTAGTTGCGAGCTTATCTGCTCATCATTATCGTCAAAGACAAACTCAACTTTGTTTGCGCCAAAGCTCTTAGCTATCGCTTCAAGCGTGTCGCGAGCTGATTTATGAATTTTACTTTGAAGCTGCAAGATAAGGCGAACACTCATCTTTTTGACTTCATTTCTCGCCTCTTCGATTAGTCTATTTTTATCTTCTTCTGTAAAAGTGCTACCAAAAAAGCCATTTAGCGAGTCAGGCAGCAAAAATGGTATAAATTTGCCGTTTTTCTCATCGTAAAATTTCATATCGGCGATTGAGAATTTATACTTGCAAGGAGGCATTTTTATCTTATAGCTAGAGTTTGCGATCTGCGTGATCTCGAGCTTTGGGCTAGTTAGATCGTAGATGAAATTTATCTCAAACTCAAATATCATCGAAAGCTTCTTCTCGCTTATAAGCCATCTTAGATACTCTTTGCCAAAATTTCCAAACGCATGATCTGTCTTTGTGACGATCTCTTTGCTATAAACTTGAAAAACAGATAGCTCGCCGATGCTTTTTAGCTGCGAAATTTCGGTGCTGACTGAGAGATCTTCGCTATCATCTTTTGCCTTTTTTAAAGCCTTATTTGACCTATAAAATGCAAATGCCAAAACAGCTAATAAGATAGCTAATATCAAATTTGCATATTCGCTCATTTTTTCTCCTTTAAGGCTTGCTATTTTAGCTTAAATTTGTAAAGCAAAGGTGAAATTCTACTTTTATTAAAAATTATATTTAAATAATTGTTTTAAAGTAAAATAGTAATTAATAATATTTAAGTGATATTATCTTGATCATTTTTTCATATCTTATAGTAAAAATAGCGTAAAAATGGGATTATTAGAGTAAATTTTTATCATAAATTTTAATATTTTAATTAATAATTTATTTTAAGAATATTACAATCCATTTAAATTTTATGCAAAGGATGAGATATGAAAAGATCCATTTTAAATAAAAAATGTATTTTGATAAGCGCGGCTTGTTGTACTCTTTTGTTTGCAAATTCACTAAATGCTAACGATCAAGAAAGTGGTAAATTTGGCGACATAAGCAGCTGGCAGAGCGCTGAGTATAAAGCATACTGGGGACTAAAGCGTATCAATGCAGCTATAGCGTATGCTCTTGGAGTAACGGGCAAAGGTGTGACACTCGGTGTTATGGACTCTGGCGCATTACTTAGCCACCCTGAACTTAGCGATGGTAGGATAAGCGCGCTAAAAATTTCTGGCAGCTACTACAAAGATGGACAAAAATATCCAGATACTGAGCACGGCAACTCTCCTTTTTTAAAAAAGGGAAGCACTGATAAAAACAGAGCTGACTTTGGCGACTTTAAAAAAGGTGAAAAATTTGAAGCTGATGGCAACTGGATCGCTGGTGTAAACGACTCGCACGGCACACACGTAGCTGGCACAATTGCTGGCTCAAGAGATGACAAAGGGATGCATGGTGTAGCATTTGGCTCAAAACTTATAGTAGGAAATACTGGCGGAACCGACGGTATGACATATGGACCAAACCAAGACTACAACTTCTTTTTAGCATCTTATGAGGGACTAGCCAAAGGTGGTGCAAGAGCTATAAATAATAGTTGGGGTTCAAACCGAAAATTTTATAAAGCTTATGAGGGAGCAACTGGATTTGATGGTGGTAATAGCTTAGATATAAAAGACCTTGACGCAGCATATAAAAGCTACTATCCATTTGTCACAAATGGTAAAAATTTCATGGATGCCGCTTATGAAGTCGCCAAAAAATACGGCATCATTCAAGTCTTCACTGCCGGAAATAGAAATGGCATGAAAGAGTCATACACGAGAGCTATGCTTCCATATTTCCGTCCAGATGCTGAAAAATACTGGATAAACGTCACTGGAGTGACAGATGGCGATGCACAATACTTTAACACAGCAGGACACTCAAAATGGTGGAGTATTGCCGCACCTGCTAAAAAAATAAAATCAAGCACCGTCGATCCCAAAAACGGAGAGGCAGGCTATGACAGTTGGGACGGCACATCTATGGCAGCTCCACACGTCACTGGCGCACTTGGTCTTGTCATGCAAAGATATTCATATATGAGTAATACTCAAGCAAGAGATGTTCTACTAACTACCGCAAGACAAGTTAGAGATGAGTTTAAAAAGCCAGCTGATACAAGAAGAATTTCTGGTTTTACTGCACCACTTGGCGTACCTGATGAGCGCTGGGGCTGGGGAGCACTTGATATGTCAAAGGCTATGTTTGGACCAGGACAGCTGCTAGGTGTATTTGATGTAAGTCTAGACGTAGATGATCTTTACTCAAATAATATCAGCGATGTAGCTATAAAATACAGAAAGACTGAAGATGAGGCAGAGGCAAAAATTTGGGCTAATCGCAAGGCTGAGCTTGAGAAAATGTCAAATTTAACAGCCGAGCAAAGGGCTGAACTTGATATAGAAAATGCTAGAGAAAAAGCGAGAGAACAAAGAGCTAACGAAGGCTATGAAGGGACTCTTATCAAAAGAGGTCTAGGCACTCTAAAACTAGCAGGTAACAACTCATACACTGGCAAGACTATAATAAAAAGTGGCAAAATCACAGCACTAAATCAATCACTAAAATCAAGCGAAGTAGTAGTTGAAAATGGTGGTGCACTTGAGATTGTTAAAGAGATGAGCGTTAGAGAGATTGATAAAAATAAATTTTCTCAAAAGCTATCTTTTAAAGATGTAACTAGAAAAAGTACAAGTGACACAGTAAAAGCTACTATAAAAACAGGTGGTAG
This region of Campylobacter concisus genomic DNA includes:
- a CDS encoding S8 family serine peptidase, yielding MKRSILNKKCILISAACCTLLFANSLNANDQESGKFGDISSWQSAEYKAYWGLKRINAAIAYALGVTGKGVTLGVMDSGALLSHPELSDGRISALKISGSYYKDGQKYPDTEHGNSPFLKKGSTDKNRADFGDFKKGEKFEADGNWIAGVNDSHGTHVAGTIAGSRDDKGMHGVAFGSKLIVGNTGGTDGMTYGPNQDYNFFLASYEGLAKGGARAINNSWGSNRKFYKAYEGATGFDGGNSLDIKDLDAAYKSYYPFVTNGKNFMDAAYEVAKKYGIIQVFTAGNRNGMKESYTRAMLPYFRPDAEKYWINVTGVTDGDAQYFNTAGHSKWWSIAAPAKKIKSSTVDPKNGEAGYDSWDGTSMAAPHVTGALGLVMQRYSYMSNTQARDVLLTTARQVRDEFKKPADTRRISGFTAPLGVPDERWGWGALDMSKAMFGPGQLLGVFDVSLDVDDLYSNNISDVAIKYRKTEDEAEAKIWANRKAELEKMSNLTAEQRAELDIENAREKAREQRANEGYEGTLIKRGLGTLKLAGNNSYTGKTIIKSGKITALNQSLKSSEVVVENGGALEIVKEMSVREIDKNKFSQKLSFKDVTRKSTSDTVKATIKTGGSYIISNNAANLNLNFEKNSIIDISEPDVDVMKKLYDDSSKAKTYAVTGNFSGYNDTISKKYAFFDLTRNYSDNKLELTLKKSKNTITSIAASDNQKRVAQLIESTASKPALLASPFRSRPAVITSDLYRHFIYATPKQASDTLKTFANNANLAQHNAFLLESILLKNAIINHEFDPFGAKASDVNGMKFWSNTMANAMKFDDVKANSLTQLFGFDGSVNDVFTLGGVLGASNEKVKEDGENAYKTKGASVGIYSKSQISSTKLDLGLIYTNAKRKTQNGATIASFYSNEHVKSKEKALTTYANLALTSFNSTNFSLNPYVGASYLRMKTDSTSQNVGIFRMDIDEKARNLGIFSLGLNPSVPFSLGNMKMKFEADLAYNRLVGDTRANIGVNIANAGYLELKGREVRDLGTASLGIKANVYKNINLGLSYTGAFAKDVKSNSVNAKFEILF
- a CDS encoding DUF4230 domain-containing protein; this encodes MSEYANLILAILLAVLAFAFYRSNKALKKAKDDSEDLSVSTEISQLKSIGELSVFQVYSKEIVTKTDHAFGNFGKEYLRWLISEKKLSMIFEFEINFIYDLTSPKLEITQIANSSYKIKMPPCKYKFSIADMKFYDEKNGKFIPFLLPDSLNGFFGSTFTEEDKNRLIEEARNEVKKMSVRLILQLQSKIHKSARDTLEAIAKSFGANKVEFVFDDNDEQISSQLNLENIA